A DNA window from Chitinibacter fontanus contains the following coding sequences:
- a CDS encoding serine/threonine protein kinase: MKSFSNGRFLVEKKIGQGAQGLVYLARDTHLDRQVAIKVLHSQPLQALVEAQLISRIQHPNIVTLYDAFADQSHPCLVFEYVAGETLADLLRQQKTLAPVAAVQMMVAVLDGLQAAHLKGVIHRDMKPQNIMIDENARPRIMDFGVASQRGQSYEGLSGTAGFISPEMIKNLPVDAQADVFACGVMLYQMLTGRLVSDGDSVMAILYKTANEEFVPPSRFNDQIDERLDHLVMAALFKNPEARYADAGQMREALIAWLEAAGVTEQSDSNDGRHSTIDFLLRRMRHSADFPALSQTISAINKVDESQAEKVQSLSGVILQDFSLTNKLLKVVNSASYGQFGGAISTVSRAIVILGFDRIRALAVTILLFEHMQNKGHAARLRDVVLEIFFGGMLCRKLADKSGWRDVEEALICGMFQHLGRLLTHFYFNEESIEIIKRKSQTGESESIAAEAILGVSYADLGVAIAREWNFPDRIVTSMRPLPETRVREPVNQVERLRVFANLATDLLPLINMKPSEASVYTQGIMKRFSPIVSWSEREFHELMQDAAKQYLSYLSLLNIDLGYADFANNLRSLAGVKPPPEAKLVNNSTVDPQVGVGAAQTTITNPAAMLSAGVQDITNTLVGDFNLNDVLRMILETMFRSVGFDRVLFCTRDVKKGTMVARFGFGKELDAILPKFSFPITPLVDVFQLVLAKNADVFIEDVDAGSIAQRIPTWYRSIAQSKTLVIFPVVIDKKPIGLFYADRMEAHSLHLPHEQLNLLKTLRNQAILAIRQKQMGS; the protein is encoded by the coding sequence ATGAAGTCGTTTTCGAATGGCCGCTTTTTGGTTGAGAAAAAAATTGGCCAAGGTGCCCAAGGCTTGGTTTATCTAGCGCGTGATACCCATCTAGATCGGCAAGTGGCCATTAAAGTCCTACACAGTCAGCCCCTGCAAGCATTGGTCGAGGCCCAGTTAATTAGCCGTATTCAGCACCCGAATATTGTTACTTTATATGATGCATTTGCCGATCAATCTCATCCCTGCTTGGTGTTTGAATATGTGGCAGGCGAAACATTAGCCGATCTGCTGCGCCAGCAAAAAACGCTAGCGCCAGTTGCTGCGGTGCAAATGATGGTGGCGGTGCTGGATGGTTTGCAGGCTGCGCACCTTAAAGGCGTGATTCATCGTGATATGAAGCCACAAAATATCATGATTGATGAAAACGCTCGCCCACGCATTATGGATTTTGGCGTGGCCAGTCAGCGTGGGCAAAGTTATGAAGGCCTCAGTGGTACTGCCGGTTTTATTTCGCCCGAAATGATCAAAAATCTGCCGGTTGATGCTCAGGCCGATGTGTTTGCCTGTGGCGTGATGTTGTATCAAATGCTGACCGGGCGCTTAGTTTCGGATGGCGACAGCGTGATGGCGATTTTGTATAAAACCGCTAATGAAGAATTTGTTCCACCATCTCGATTTAATGATCAAATTGATGAAAGGCTTGATCATCTGGTAATGGCCGCGCTGTTTAAAAACCCTGAAGCACGGTATGCCGATGCCGGGCAAATGCGTGAGGCACTGATTGCTTGGTTAGAGGCCGCTGGTGTAACAGAACAAAGTGACAGTAATGATGGTCGCCATAGCACGATCGATTTTTTATTGCGGCGCATGCGTCATTCCGCAGATTTTCCAGCCTTATCCCAGACTATTAGTGCCATTAATAAGGTTGATGAATCACAGGCAGAAAAAGTGCAGAGCCTTTCTGGGGTGATTTTACAAGATTTTTCGCTGACCAATAAATTGCTCAAGGTAGTAAATTCAGCGAGTTATGGCCAGTTTGGTGGGGCAATTAGTACGGTGTCGCGGGCGATTGTTATTTTGGGGTTCGATCGAATCCGCGCCCTAGCTGTAACCATTCTGCTATTTGAACACATGCAAAATAAAGGGCATGCGGCGCGTTTACGCGATGTGGTGTTGGAAATTTTTTTTGGTGGCATGCTGTGCCGCAAATTGGCCGATAAAAGTGGTTGGCGCGACGTTGAGGAGGCGCTGATTTGCGGTATGTTTCAGCATCTGGGCCGTTTACTAACCCATTTTTACTTTAACGAAGAAAGTATCGAAATTATTAAACGCAAAAGCCAAACTGGTGAAAGTGAGTCTATTGCGGCGGAGGCGATTTTGGGGGTGAGTTATGCTGATTTAGGCGTAGCGATTGCACGTGAATGGAATTTTCCTGACCGAATTGTTACCAGCATGCGACCTTTACCAGAAACTCGGGTGCGTGAGCCGGTGAATCAGGTTGAGCGTTTGCGGGTATTTGCCAATTTGGCAACCGATTTGCTGCCGTTAATAAATATGAAGCCCAGCGAGGCCTCGGTTTATACCCAAGGGATTATGAAGCGATTCTCTCCCATTGTTTCTTGGTCCGAACGCGAATTCCATGAGTTGATGCAAGACGCTGCTAAGCAGTATTTGTCCTATTTGTCCTTACTTAATATTGATCTGGGCTACGCTGATTTTGCGAACAACTTGCGAAGTTTGGCGGGGGTCAAACCGCCGCCGGAGGCAAAACTAGTCAATAACTCCACAGTCGATCCTCAGGTGGGAGTAGGTGCTGCTCAAACTACGATAACAAATCCTGCCGCTATGTTGTCAGCCGGTGTGCAGGATATTACCAATACTTTGGTCGGGGATTTTAATCTCAACGATGTGCTGCGAATGATATTGGAAACGATGTTTCGCAGTGTGGGGTTTGACCGTGTTTTGTTTTGTACCCGTGATGTTAAGAAAGGCACGATGGTCGCTCGGTTTGGATTTGGCAAGGAGCTAGACGCCATTTTACCCAAGTTCAGTTTTCCGATTACACCTTTGGTTGATGTGTTTCAGTTGGTGCTGGCCAAAAATGCCGATGTATTTATTGAAGATGTTGATGCCGGTAGTATTGCGCAGCGAATACCTACTTGGTATCGCAGCATTGCCCAATCGAAAACTCTGGTGATTTTTCCAGTCGTGATTGATAAAAAACCCATCGGATTATTTTATGCTGACCGCATGGAGGCTCATTCTTTGCATTTGCCGCATGAGCAGCTTAACCTATTAAAAACCTTGAGAAATCAGGCAATTCTAGCCATCAGACAAAAGCAAATGGGGAGTTGA
- a CDS encoding DNA translocase FtsK, with translation MKKLQQLFEVLNQKLEGDLSGVEPPKAALDESKPQADPAPNTRTADDSRLDSMFELPIASVTQAAAKGVGSLKSFISPVASKIGAKMADVLHSAKPDAAPISAPDPLLTSTHKSSSREAVNVQVTPTSTVVSKELASIQATNSSPLIRTKGYQHTQLSEYELAEDTLAASIANLPSGSPEPTAASVPQRDITPQDVLTERSHNAPPVSFAPPLGQQEPPVLDTAQSRPAPAILTAEQVKTPSQPIVAPRKSKCELPVLDMSHIQRNLERSQRKLAIEGAKMPERKAPEPLPVIDPSEIRERLQDIHSGKRPSPKITPSHGYRTGQSVPVQAQQPKSSAAARPAPVVPSKPVPSAPVVRAPAPEVIRVFQSSQTVASNVAQTSSSSATPSHAVETPASAASEDGFYPLHAPAIIPLTDVAPPALSMDSLVSQYVEQEQSSIGVAGNTGLGMSEGVAEVPSAAPVLQRPTQFLRPDALAPAPKVAADPAWRGEDGLCLPLELLRPATVQAITVTQEELLERSILIEEKLNEFKVKVSVLDAYAGPVITRFEVEPATGIRGAQVVNLAKDLARSLGLASVRVVETIPGKTCMGLELPNPTRQMIRLSEILSAPEYHQQVSPLTIALGKDISGIPVATDLAKTPHMLVAGTTGSGKSVGVNAMILSILFKATPDEVRFIMIDPKMLELSVYEGIPHLLAPVVTDMKLAANALNWCVGEMEKRYRLMSAMGVRNLAGFNQKVAEAAAAGKKLTNPFTLTPDDPEPLEHLPMIVVVVDEFADLMMVAGKKIEELIARLAQKARAAGIHLILATQRPSVDVITGLIKANIPTRLAFQVSSKIDSRTILDQMGAEALLGQGDMLFLPPGTGYPQRIHGAFVDDAEVHCVVEYLKQLGEPNYIEGVLYPANEAEANGNWSGVPGDAEESDPLYDEAVAHVIRSRRASISAVQRQFRIGYNRAARLIEQMESAGIVSGMESNGNRTVLVPPGE, from the coding sequence ATGAAAAAGTTACAGCAGTTATTTGAAGTACTTAATCAGAAGCTCGAAGGCGACCTCTCTGGGGTTGAACCGCCAAAAGCAGCACTCGATGAATCCAAACCGCAAGCAGATCCGGCACCGAATACGAGGACGGCGGATGACTCGCGTTTGGATAGCATGTTCGAGTTACCGATCGCATCGGTTACTCAGGCCGCAGCCAAAGGCGTCGGCTCTCTGAAATCGTTCATTAGTCCGGTCGCTAGTAAAATTGGTGCCAAAATGGCGGATGTACTGCACTCAGCCAAGCCTGATGCTGCGCCAATTTCAGCTCCTGATCCTTTATTAACGTCAACGCACAAGAGTTCTAGTCGCGAAGCTGTTAACGTGCAAGTAACGCCTACTTCGACCGTGGTGAGTAAAGAGCTTGCTTCTATTCAGGCAACGAATAGTTCACCGTTGATTCGAACCAAGGGGTATCAACACACACAGCTTTCTGAATATGAACTGGCTGAGGATACCCTTGCAGCTAGTATCGCTAACCTGCCATCTGGATCGCCTGAGCCAACAGCAGCGTCTGTGCCGCAACGAGATATAACACCACAAGATGTTTTGACTGAGCGCAGCCATAATGCGCCCCCCGTGAGTTTTGCTCCGCCACTGGGCCAGCAAGAACCGCCAGTGCTGGATACCGCCCAATCGCGCCCCGCGCCAGCCATATTAACTGCAGAGCAGGTAAAAACACCAAGCCAGCCGATTGTTGCTCCGCGCAAATCCAAGTGTGAATTGCCGGTGCTCGATATGAGTCATATTCAGCGCAATCTAGAGCGCAGCCAGCGCAAATTGGCAATTGAAGGTGCCAAGATGCCAGAGCGCAAGGCGCCCGAACCATTGCCGGTGATTGATCCTTCTGAAATCCGCGAGCGCTTGCAGGATATTCACAGCGGCAAACGTCCTAGCCCGAAAATTACGCCGAGCCATGGTTACCGCACTGGTCAGTCTGTGCCTGTTCAGGCGCAACAGCCAAAGTCCAGTGCAGCAGCTCGCCCAGCGCCGGTAGTGCCAAGCAAACCTGTGCCTAGTGCGCCTGTAGTGCGTGCGCCTGCGCCCGAAGTTATTCGAGTATTTCAATCCAGCCAAACCGTGGCCAGCAATGTGGCTCAAACAAGCTCATCCTCTGCTACGCCTAGCCATGCAGTTGAGACCCCAGCTAGCGCAGCGAGTGAAGATGGGTTTTATCCTCTCCATGCGCCTGCGATAATTCCGCTTACTGATGTCGCACCTCCGGCGCTGAGCATGGATAGTCTTGTGTCGCAGTATGTGGAGCAAGAGCAATCTTCAATTGGTGTAGCTGGCAATACTGGCTTGGGTATGTCGGAGGGGGTCGCAGAGGTGCCCAGCGCCGCCCCCGTTTTACAACGGCCGACACAGTTTTTGCGCCCAGATGCCTTAGCGCCCGCACCTAAAGTCGCGGCTGATCCAGCGTGGCGTGGTGAAGATGGTCTGTGCTTGCCTTTGGAGCTATTGCGCCCCGCCACCGTGCAGGCGATTACGGTGACGCAGGAAGAGCTGCTCGAGCGCAGCATTTTGATCGAAGAAAAACTCAACGAATTCAAAGTCAAGGTCAGCGTGCTTGATGCCTATGCTGGCCCTGTGATTACGCGCTTTGAAGTCGAGCCAGCAACTGGTATTCGCGGTGCGCAGGTGGTCAATCTGGCTAAAGATCTGGCGCGCTCGCTGGGCTTGGCTTCGGTGCGCGTGGTTGAGACGATTCCGGGTAAAACCTGTATGGGGCTGGAATTGCCCAACCCGACGCGGCAAATGATTCGCCTGTCCGAGATTTTATCCGCACCAGAATACCACCAGCAGGTATCCCCACTGACAATTGCACTAGGCAAGGATATCAGCGGTATACCCGTTGCTACCGATCTGGCCAAAACGCCGCATATGCTGGTGGCGGGGACGACTGGTTCGGGTAAATCGGTCGGCGTCAATGCGATGATTTTGTCGATCCTGTTTAAAGCCACGCCCGACGAAGTGCGCTTTATTATGATCGACCCGAAAATGCTGGAATTGTCAGTGTACGAAGGCATTCCGCACTTGCTCGCGCCGGTCGTGACTGATATGAAGCTCGCTGCGAACGCATTGAACTGGTGCGTTGGCGAGATGGAAAAACGCTATCGCCTGATGAGCGCAATGGGTGTGCGTAACTTGGCCGGCTTCAATCAGAAAGTGGCTGAAGCCGCAGCGGCGGGCAAGAAGTTGACCAATCCATTTACGTTGACGCCGGATGACCCTGAGCCGCTCGAACATCTGCCGATGATTGTGGTGGTGGTCGATGAGTTCGCCGACTTGATGATGGTAGCGGGTAAAAAAATTGAGGAATTGATTGCGCGCTTGGCGCAAAAAGCGCGCGCTGCGGGTATTCACCTGATTTTGGCGACACAGCGCCCTTCGGTTGATGTGATTACCGGCTTGATCAAGGCCAATATTCCAACGCGTTTGGCCTTTCAAGTTTCCAGCAAAATAGATAGCCGCACGATTCTGGATCAAATGGGCGCCGAGGCTTTATTGGGGCAGGGTGATATGCTGTTCCTGCCACCGGGTACTGGTTATCCGCAACGGATTCATGGCGCCTTTGTTGATGATGCCGAAGTGCATTGCGTGGTTGAATACCTCAAGCAATTGGGCGAGCCCAACTACATCGAGGGTGTGCTCTATCCTGCCAATGAGGCCGAAGCAAATGGTAACTGGTCAGGTGTGCCAGGCGATGCTGAAGAAAGCGATCCTTTGTATGACGAGGCCGTGGCTCACGTGATTCGTAGTCGGCGGGCTTCAATTTCGGCTGTGCAACGGCAGTTTCGGATTGGCTACAACCGCGCAGCTCGCTTGATCGAGCAGATGGAAAGCGCAGGGATTGTGAGTGGTATGGAAAGTAATGGCAATCGCACAGTATTGGTGCCGCCGGGTGAATAA
- a CDS encoding cupin domain-containing protein has protein sequence MTIARITHFNQMITPSYDQPRPDRRVSGAPQRTTWEHYTSSDGQLSCGIWACEVGSWNIRFAPDKEEFFCVISGQVRLVADDGQATVVSAGEAAVIPAGFIGRFEVIAPVKKYFVVLDRSAK, from the coding sequence ATGACGATAGCGCGTATTACTCATTTTAATCAGATGATCACACCGAGTTATGATCAGCCTCGGCCTGATCGTCGAGTATCGGGTGCGCCGCAGCGCACCACTTGGGAGCATTACACTTCGAGCGATGGTCAGTTATCCTGCGGCATTTGGGCCTGTGAAGTGGGTAGCTGGAATATCCGCTTTGCGCCGGATAAAGAAGAGTTTTTTTGCGTGATCAGTGGACAGGTGCGGTTAGTGGCCGACGATGGGCAAGCTACTGTGGTTAGCGCAGGGGAAGCTGCAGTGATTCCAGCTGGTTTTATTGGCCGTTTTGAAGTGATTGCGCCAGTTAAAAAGTATTTTGTCGTATTAGATCGTTCAGCGAAGTAG
- the dnaB gene encoding replicative DNA helicase — protein MNEYPTELVRDMQAEYNAATQVDETAAYRIPPHSVEAEQSVLGGLMLDNTAFDRVADIIGDQDFYREDHRRIYQAVIKLIEHNRPADVITVKESLDITNDLSYVGGLAYLGSLVQNTPSAANIRRYAEIVREKSVLRQLSGVATEIVDATFFPNGRDAKQILDEAESKVFQIAEQSAKGQQGFHAMPPILKEIVERIDYLYQQDNPSEVTGTPTGFIDLDKMTSGLQGGDLIIVAGRPSMGKTAFSVNIAENVAINSKLPVAIFSLEMGAAQLGMRMVGSVGKIDMHKLKTGRFEDEDWLKLTHAVGKLSEAPIFIEEAGALTALDVRTRSRRLARQCGGQLGLIVIDYLQLMAGRPGGKDQNRASELGEISRSLKGLARELKCPIIALSQLSRSVEQRTDKRPMMSDLRESGAIEQDADLIMFMYRDEYYNPDSPHKGLAECILGKHRNGPVGRIPLVFQGMYSRFDNALMRPDDWNSDLE, from the coding sequence ATGAACGAATATCCTACCGAGCTAGTCCGCGACATGCAAGCCGAATACAACGCCGCCACTCAAGTTGATGAGACGGCCGCTTATCGCATCCCGCCGCATTCGGTTGAGGCTGAGCAATCGGTGCTCGGCGGTTTGATGCTCGATAACACGGCATTTGACCGCGTGGCAGACATTATTGGTGATCAAGATTTCTATCGCGAAGACCATCGCCGTATCTATCAGGCCGTAATTAAACTGATTGAGCACAATCGCCCAGCCGATGTCATTACGGTAAAAGAATCGCTCGATATCACCAACGATTTATCCTATGTCGGTGGCCTTGCATATCTAGGCTCTTTGGTACAAAACACCCCATCTGCCGCTAATATTCGGCGTTACGCCGAGATCGTGCGCGAAAAATCGGTATTGCGTCAATTATCAGGCGTGGCCACCGAAATCGTTGATGCGACGTTCTTTCCCAATGGGCGAGATGCTAAACAAATTCTGGATGAAGCCGAATCCAAGGTATTCCAGATTGCTGAGCAGTCGGCCAAGGGCCAGCAGGGTTTTCATGCGATGCCACCGATTTTGAAAGAAATCGTCGAGCGCATCGATTATCTGTATCAGCAAGACAATCCATCCGAAGTCACCGGTACGCCGACTGGTTTTATCGATCTGGACAAGATGACTTCGGGTCTGCAAGGCGGCGATTTGATTATCGTCGCAGGGCGTCCATCAATGGGTAAAACCGCATTTTCGGTCAATATTGCCGAAAATGTGGCGATCAATAGCAAGCTGCCAGTGGCGATTTTCTCGCTTGAGATGGGGGCCGCTCAGCTCGGTATGCGTATGGTCGGCTCGGTGGGCAAGATTGATATGCATAAACTTAAAACCGGCCGCTTTGAGGATGAAGATTGGCTCAAGCTCACGCATGCGGTGGGGAAATTATCCGAGGCGCCGATTTTTATTGAAGAGGCGGGCGCTTTGACTGCGCTGGATGTGCGCACGCGTTCGCGGCGTTTGGCGCGCCAGTGTGGTGGTCAGCTTGGCTTGATCGTGATCGACTACTTGCAGCTGATGGCGGGTCGCCCCGGTGGTAAAGATCAAAACCGTGCTAGTGAATTGGGCGAGATTTCGCGTTCGCTCAAAGGTTTAGCGCGCGAGCTTAAATGCCCGATTATCGCGCTGTCGCAGCTCTCACGTTCGGTGGAGCAACGTACCGACAAACGCCCGATGATGTCCGATTTGCGCGAGTCAGGCGCGATCGAGCAGGATGCGGATTTGATCATGTTTATGTACCGCGATGAGTACTACAACCCGGATAGCCCGCATAAAGGCTTGGCCGAGTGTATTTTGGGTAAGCACCGTAATGGTCCGGTAGGGCGGATTCCGTTGGTATTCCAAGGTATGTATTCACGCTTTGATAATGCGCTGATGCGGCCCGATGATTGGAATAGTGATCTGGAGTAA
- a CDS encoding type II toxin-antitoxin system RatA family toxin, with protein sequence MQSIRKSVLVPHSAAQMYELVDRVEDYPRFLPWCGGVEVHERSETILDVTIKIEFLKVSTFFRTRDTKTEHEIIMHFVDGPFKALTGTWRFTPLMEDACKIEFELDYEFSSRTIDAVIGPVFGKITSTFVDAFVKEADRKHG encoded by the coding sequence ATGCAGTCCATCCGCAAATCAGTACTTGTTCCCCATTCTGCCGCACAAATGTATGAATTGGTCGACCGTGTCGAAGACTATCCACGGTTTTTACCCTGGTGTGGTGGCGTTGAAGTTCACGAGCGCAGCGAAACCATTTTAGATGTCACCATCAAAATCGAGTTTTTGAAGGTGAGTACCTTTTTTCGCACGCGCGATACCAAAACCGAACACGAAATTATCATGCATTTTGTCGACGGCCCATTTAAAGCACTGACAGGCACTTGGCGCTTTACCCCATTGATGGAAGATGCTTGCAAAATTGAATTCGAGCTCGATTATGAATTTTCCAGCCGCACAATTGATGCGGTAATCGGGCCAGTTTTCGGTAAAATCACTTCCACCTTTGTTGATGCTTTTGTCAAAGAAGCCGATCGAAAACACGGATAA
- a CDS encoding RnfH family protein, with protein sequence MTQTDPMITVEVVYATAAKQKLLSVKVPNGTTAQGAIEKSGILSEFPEIDLSTQKIGIFAKAVKLDTVLRAKDRVEIYRPLIADPKEVRRQRAAEGKVMKKGGGDA encoded by the coding sequence ATGACTCAAACCGACCCAATGATCACAGTCGAAGTGGTTTACGCCACAGCTGCTAAACAAAAGCTGCTTAGCGTGAAAGTACCTAACGGCACTACGGCACAAGGTGCTATTGAAAAATCCGGCATTCTCAGTGAGTTTCCCGAGATTGATTTATCTACACAAAAAATCGGTATTTTCGCTAAAGCCGTGAAACTTGATACCGTATTACGCGCAAAAGACCGCGTGGAAATCTACCGCCCACTAATTGCCGACCCAAAAGAAGTGCGTCGGCAACGCGCAGCCGAAGGCAAGGTAATGAAGAAAGGTGGCGGGGACGCCTAA
- a CDS encoding Tll0287-like domain-containing protein, translating into MSSFGKSLIVIAVSLLSSFLIGQSIYEKEQLNQARTIANMVEHIGQWASQYRGIWIKEAKGDAVDLGSHLDTLTVALANDDNSVTSAENMATTLNFHLKNPALVQREISDLMSANKLNSSYRITSDKYMNTKNSPTVFETDAIKYMRANNQTEYSVIKNGETMYARGLIATAACMRCHESAEKAPYAVRSLYPNQGYGYELGKVAGVISVRIPSSYSLSSIFNVLNVSCALALAALALITFAFTRKK; encoded by the coding sequence ATGAGTAGTTTTGGTAAAAGCTTAATTGTTATTGCGGTTTCACTTTTAAGCTCTTTTTTAATTGGTCAATCCATATATGAAAAAGAACAGCTAAACCAAGCTCGCACAATAGCGAATATGGTTGAGCATATTGGGCAGTGGGCATCGCAGTATCGAGGAATTTGGATCAAGGAGGCGAAAGGTGATGCTGTAGACTTAGGGTCACATTTAGACACATTAACAGTAGCGCTCGCCAACGATGACAACTCAGTAACCAGCGCTGAGAACATGGCAACTACACTCAACTTTCACCTTAAAAACCCCGCCCTTGTTCAGCGTGAAATTTCTGACTTAATGAGCGCCAACAAACTAAATTCTTCATACCGAATTACCTCCGATAAATACATGAACACCAAAAACAGCCCTACTGTTTTTGAAACTGACGCAATTAAATATATGCGTGCGAATAACCAAACCGAATACAGCGTAATCAAGAACGGTGAGACCATGTATGCGCGTGGTTTGATAGCAACTGCGGCATGCATGCGTTGTCATGAATCCGCCGAAAAAGCCCCGTATGCGGTACGCAGCCTTTACCCCAATCAGGGCTATGGGTATGAATTAGGAAAGGTAGCGGGCGTAATCTCCGTTCGGATTCCGTCCAGCTACAGTCTCTCCTCCATATTTAACGTACTCAATGTCAGCTGCGCTTTAGCCTTAGCGGCATTAGCTTTAATTACGTTTGCGTTCACAAGAAAGAAATAA
- a CDS encoding SRPBCC family protein gives MKFEHIVQINDLQHPSATILTRNQVWQGLVYRAESPMEFVEHIDEAAVLHRHEQGIHRRIVMGKLEVIDHIYYEHETSVHYDTQPSEMHLGGQLWMKIEEPQEAALFVRFSYETPHPVGADPELDKYLSYLKSAWQEADIDTIKLIRQLAQEGKLG, from the coding sequence ATGAAATTTGAGCATATCGTTCAGATTAACGATTTACAGCATCCTAGCGCGACCATTCTGACTCGCAACCAAGTTTGGCAGGGCTTGGTATATCGCGCAGAGTCGCCAATGGAGTTTGTCGAGCATATTGATGAGGCTGCGGTGTTGCATCGGCACGAACAAGGTATTCATCGCCGTATTGTGATGGGTAAACTTGAAGTGATTGATCACATCTATTACGAGCACGAAACCTCGGTGCATTACGATACTCAGCCTAGCGAAATGCATTTGGGCGGGCAGCTCTGGATGAAAATCGAAGAGCCACAAGAGGCGGCGCTATTTGTCCGTTTCAGCTATGAAACCCCGCACCCCGTGGGTGCTGATCCCGAATTGGATAAATATCTGAGCTATCTAAAATCTGCCTGGCAAGAAGCCGATATTGACACCATCAAACTGATTCGCCAGCTGGCGCAAGAAGGAAAGCTTGGGTAG
- a CDS encoding HAD-IIA family hydrolase: MVTSVISDMDGVIYRGKQLIAGANEFVQKLLADKTPFLFLTNNAEQTPLDLKLKLESLGIHGLTEDNFITSAMATAMFLRQQKERAKVYVIGGGGLINELYNVGFSISESNPDYVVVAKSSTFSFEQLKKAVRFIDHGAKFIGTNPDMIDPVEGGNEPAAGTILAAISAATGKKPYIVGKPNALMMMLASRKLGVHPEECVMVGDRMDTDIVGGMEAGMKTALVLSGVTTTDMLNDFPYKPDYVFNHVGEIDFKSL; encoded by the coding sequence ATGGTAACCAGCGTAATTTCCGATATGGATGGTGTAATTTACCGTGGTAAGCAGTTAATTGCTGGCGCAAATGAATTTGTGCAAAAGCTATTGGCTGATAAAACGCCGTTTTTATTTTTAACCAATAATGCAGAGCAAACGCCACTGGATTTGAAACTCAAGCTCGAATCTCTGGGTATTCATGGTTTGACAGAAGATAATTTCATCACCAGTGCGATGGCTACCGCGATGTTTTTGCGCCAACAAAAAGAGCGGGCCAAAGTCTATGTGATCGGCGGTGGTGGTTTAATCAACGAGCTGTATAACGTGGGCTTTTCGATTTCCGAATCAAATCCTGATTATGTTGTCGTCGCCAAATCATCGACGTTCAGCTTTGAGCAATTGAAAAAAGCCGTGCGCTTTATTGATCATGGTGCCAAATTTATCGGTACGAACCCCGATATGATCGATCCAGTGGAAGGGGGTAACGAGCCGGCTGCTGGCACGATACTGGCTGCGATTTCAGCCGCCACTGGTAAGAAGCCGTATATCGTCGGTAAACCAAACGCGCTGATGATGATGTTGGCTAGCAGGAAACTGGGTGTGCATCCGGAAGAATGCGTTATGGTTGGTGACAGGATGGATACCGATATCGTTGGGGGGATGGAGGCTGGGATGAAAACTGCGCTGGTGCTTTCTGGTGTGACCACGACCGATATGCTCAATGATTTTCCTTATAAGCCCGATTATGTGTTTAACCATGTCGGTGAAATTGATTTCAAATCATTGTAA
- a CDS encoding nucleotide pyrophosphohydrolase, with protein sequence MNLAELSIKVRQFADERDWRKYHNPKNLVMAMSVEMAELVEHYQWLTPEQAAHLDVDEHSPIAQEMADVMLYMLRLADELGVDMEEAILHKMQLNAKKYPAK encoded by the coding sequence ATGAATCTAGCCGAACTCTCGATCAAAGTCCGTCAATTTGCCGACGAGCGTGATTGGCGTAAATATCATAATCCCAAAAATCTGGTGATGGCCATGTCAGTAGAAATGGCGGAGCTGGTTGAACATTACCAATGGCTCACTCCTGAACAGGCTGCCCATTTGGATGTTGATGAGCATTCCCCTATTGCACAAGAAATGGCTGATGTGATGCTGTATATGCTGCGGCTGGCCGATGAGTTGGGTGTAGATATGGAAGAGGCTATTTTGCATAAAATGCAGCTAAACGCGAAGAAATATCCCGCAAAATAA